The genome window GCGCGCCCCGCCGCCCGTAGTGTGTGCTACGGGCTAGCGGCGCAACACCGCAGCCGTGCATTTCGGCCGTAACCCACCGGGACCGGGCGCTTTTGGCCCAGGGCTTTGTTGCGACTCGCTCGTGTACACTCAGTACACCACGCTCGTCGCGTCGCGCCCTGGGCCAAAAGCGCCACGGTCGCGGCCGCGCGGGATCTATGAGATGGGTTCTAGTCAGGACGGGTTCAGCATGGCGGGTCGGGGTGAAGGTCGCGATCGGGACGCGGAGGACGCGCCATCAACCGCGCTGGCACAGCTGCCCGCCTGGGCCATGGATTTCCTGCGCAGCCTGTTCGACCTCGAGTTCCGACGGCTGCTCACGCCGCGCATGCTGCCGACCCTGTTCGGCTTCGCCATCATCGCCAGCGCGCTGGCGGTCATCGGCTACGTGCTCGAGGGCTTCGCGACTGCGACCGGTGCCGGCCTGATCCGCCTGT of Nevskiales bacterium contains these proteins:
- a CDS encoding DUF4282 domain-containing protein, translated to MAGRGEGRDRDAEDAPSTALAQLPAWAMDFLRSLFDLEFRRLLTPRMLPTLFGFAIIASALAVIGYVLEGFATATGAGLIRLFLTGPLLFLVLVVLARVALEFCLAIFRIAVHVNKMAGHTEEIAGGLPRIQFWKPLRRKNEPGEDL